CTACATTgcatttcgtaaatgtccgacaGGCAATGTCAACccgcacgcacgggtcaaagtctagtaatgACTAAATTAACAATGTTTTGATTCTCATCATTAATAAGTACTGgtattatcaaattaaaaaaaaatatttaattgatgACCTGCTTTGTTCTCTTTCTGTCAagatataatattaaataaagcattaaacattttcaaaacacAGAGTTTGCAATTTTGTAACAAATTAGTGGATTGCTTATCAGCTAAATGTAATAATTACTAcatctgaatttaaaaaaatctatttaatcAGAAAACAAAGATTACTAAGTTGATAAATATTGTGTAATGACTATGCGTTCTATACAAAGAGCAgtatctatacttataaattaggacattttgccaataaactaCGAAACGACTGCACCAAAGTAACTGCTTAttcctttggtatttcaacacgtgtGATATGATGTCCGTAAGATATAACTGAATTTTGCCTGATAAATAACtattgaggaaaaaaaataaaaatcctactttcattttcgataaaccagcctaaaataatataattctagttgtaacgcggcatttgattggatagaaaaatttagttaaatttgtataacctggtttgcacgtcacaagacacgtcacaatgcaccaacgtcaaaaacgtacttatccgcttgacgttacgtttgagtTTTGAACagattgatatcattttaaaaagtaaaacggactcaatttgtacagcaaattacagaaaattgaattataaggaatgacctcaatatctacccaaattatactcgtataacctagGTTGGAGCAATTTCcgcttttttttatattccgcttctcggattataaagcgtaaattgcctcaacccaggttatactcgtataacttgggtagacattaagttcatttcttaaatagcAAAactgagagtaaggtggtggagatgctttggcggatccaagtcagttGGAGTTAGCATTGAAATATAtccttgcaatgaaataatattgaatgataacATAAACAGTGAATATATTAGGAGGAACTTTCTTGGATTATACATAGAAATTAAGATTAGACAAATGctgaataaatgaaaaaaggcaattcgtttcttgaatgaCGTGCGATTTTAGCTTTGATAGATAGAAGCTAGCGAAGCGCGACCTCTGGCGAGAGAATGGAATAAAATTTTCCtgaacggggtaaccaagaacgcagTTTGACGTCATGGCGAAAAGTATGGGAGGGTTCATCATTTATCGCGGGGAGATATTCTTACTTTGGATGGGACAACTTTGGTTAATACAAAAAAGTTGATAAATGGAACGATTTGATGCGATTTTTGTTTTGATCGAAGAAAATTTGTTTTCCACAACGGGGTGCCCAGAAACGCTTTTTGACTACTGAATTGACACCATGACGGAAAACGGAGGGCGAGTTAGCCATCGGGCAGATACTTTTGATATGAAAACTTAGGtctaaaaaaatgcaaattaatatgcatgcatttgcggtttttttttaactttcatacatttttatagcacgacagattggtagtaaaccttagatattaatttgtaaacaaggaATATATTGTGTTCTAtatgaacaagaggcccatgggccacaaatcgctcacctgaacaatagtccttgcatcattttttttcgaaaGGGTTTATTATGATGTGAactcttaataaatattgtaaaactcatatatttcaagattttgccatatattaaacaatacataaaaagaagataataacaattttatctttCGCATGTTGTCACTATTCACAATTGCTCCActtgtaaaatacattttattaatgtatagaaaaatcatatgCTAGGAAAGGGGAAAACTGAAAagctcataaaaaaaaactacctaccctattttaaaatctgatgaaataggaaacacacatatttgtttttcttgccTTAGCAGTGTCCGAGAACCTTACAGGAGTGCGACCatttctcgccgagtaccatttctcgccagtatattgtgacgtcagttttcgtatataattttatgtgttgataaaatgacgccACAATGTCccggcgagaaatggtactcggcgagaactggtcgcacgccagtaatATAACAATAAGTATTGTTCTTTAtagttcatattttaaaaataagggtCCATAAAATTCAGTCTAACAATTTTGATGTTGATTGGCCTGCCAATTTATCGTAAAAATTGTTAGACTGCTATCACAGcttaaaattatgtttactCCAAATGCAATACAGTCATGCAAactaattattattaataaacaaaacattgaaaaacaaaaacaatttcttttatttcattttatgcttGTCAAAATGTAGCATCAACATGATATAAACGTCTGTAGAAACATCTAACCCCGATTTTAATCTTTCATTGCAAAAACAAATCGTAGTAACATTGTTCTCCGATATCAGTACCATTCATATTTACCAAGGTCGTGGTTGCACTTGTTTGATTCGATCGGTAAACTTTACAATTAAATTACGCAACAATTATTCCAATAATCGATGACAAATTAAATAGCTttaggtataaaaaaaaagaatcttgAAAACGCGGTGTAAAAACAAATGGCATGGTGATTATGCTGATAGTTTACTGTAGAGCTGAATTCGGAAGTACGATTTACcactatttcataaaatattctttatatcaTTCTTCGTTAAAAACGTTACTTTTATAGTTAAACCGGCAAATCACAAACTTTTCTTTTGTCAAAATTGACGTCTGCAATCTTCTTCAAAATGGCGGTTAGTTAGTACAAACAAAGAGCTTCCGTTTCGTAATTCCGAATAACGAGCCCGATCTTATATAAATGAACACACGATCAGAACACGCTTACAACACATAGTTTGAACCCTTCTAAGGGTCCCAGTATTAGACtgagggtcaccatttttacaatttagaatctgccTTATATATAGaagttttcatataaatattggtaATATTGGAGCagcggttcttgagaagaagattttaaaagataccccccccccttttttcacAGTTTCATGATTATTTCTCGTTTAAAAAGGGATTGccctttaaattttacaatttataatttcCTTAATATAATAATGCTTTCTgcaaaatttcgttaaaattGGATGagtggttttggagaagaagttgaaaatgtgaaaagtttacagacggacggacagacagacagacggacggacggacggacggacgacggacaacgggtgatcagaaaagctcacttgaaccttcggttcaggtgagctaataaatgATGTATGAAGAAGTTAGCGGAAGGTTGGTGTGTGCCCACCCTCCCTAATtgtttttgttgggtttttgttttcagataagtcattttatctgaaattctAATAAAATTTGTACTGAAATTTGACCTAAAGAACACACtttaaaaaacttcattgttatCATTTTCCATTCAGCTGCAACAAAATGAATAAaggtcatttacatgtatatatcatttaatatagtTTAGAGTTTTCATCCATCAGCTAAATATCTAGCTATGCAGTATTTTTCAATCCAATCaagaatatattaaaaaaacaatttagaaaaatttgGACACAtacgaaaatgaaaaaatcaaaattggttCAGCATTGTGTCATTAATGTATAAAGTAttaattcccgcgcttgcgcgGGATATCATCTAGTATCTACTAAAATTGTACTTAAAAAACTTCTCGTGTGTTGTAGTGTAACCCGCTGACGTGGgttatgcaaaaaaaatttcaatgatcGCCGCCTTCAAAACCCGCATGAATCCTCAAAGAacgaattttattgtttatatttacatctttttttaataaactacatgaaattaattgattgtaaaaagtatgtAACATTTACTAAATTACATCCGTatggaagataaaaaaaaaaaaaactcacagCCAAATCGACCTCTATGAAAATTTAAGTCTGACATCATGAAGATTATTTTGCGCAGTCTGGGATTTTTTTTAGCTGCTAAAGGTTTCAACCAATTGATAAACGGGACGTGTTAATTTCAGTTTTTTGCTTTGAAAGAATTAACCAAAACCGTCGTTAACggaataaaacatgtttattacCCCTGAGACCATTCTCCTCCACATATGGTGTCCATAGAGCTTAGTCCTGAAATTGATTGTATTTTGATGATTGCTATTCTAAAATGAttatgatgtttaataaaatcttTTCGAATTGTAATTATTTCTTAGAGTTTCCTTTTCGAAGATTTAAAGTGTCTTGgtaaatgttaattaaagaaGAAAAGCATCCAATTAAAATCTTTCTATTGATATAGAAATCATAACATTTTTGTCTGTAACAGGGTATCGTGAAGCACCATGACACTGGTACCCaacgaaaaaaaatccaaacttctaaaagtgtaaaaaaaacccacatatgATCTAAAGATGGtcgtttatcaaaattttatatacatgtacagttcaaataaaaaatgaacactTTGTGactaaaaaattttttttctctgctaAAATGTTCAAACGTagctaaaattaaataaatgcctAAATACATACTGTACTTTTTTACATAAAAGGTGGTGGTCAAGAATGCATATCATCATCTGCGCATGCGGTCATCAATAAAAACATACACATTTCTAGTGGTTTTTTTAATCCTCCATGAATTTTGTGTTTGAGCCAATGACCCAACGTGCCATATTGCATTTCTGCCACGTTTTAACTGTAAACGACGTTCTTAATCTtttgattatcttttttctcttttttattttccactAAAGTACTTTAATTTTCTGGTATCCAGGAATTTTGTCATCCAAAGAACAATTTTCATAATGATATATGTCTCTAAAGCAAATACTTTTATCGATAAAACAGATAACACATTATTTCAACCCAATGTTGAGGTTTTAAAACAGtcaaactttaaaaacatgACCTTGTGGCCTCGTAGTTATTTCTTACAAACTTCTCGATGATTTAACCAATGAGAAGAAAAATCTAAATAAGCACATTTGTTAAAAATCTGAATGTTGAATATATTTGggacatttataatttttttaaggggtaaaaataaatagatttaaaaaaaggattCAAATATCCTCAATAATGTCATTTGACTTGTACAATAAATCGATGAGGATTTCACATGACTAAAATGAGGTTTCAAATTTGCTTTGATAAAGTTACTAATGTTTGAGATACCCATCCCCTttaacaaaagtaaaaaaaaattaaaagatagtAATTAAAATCAGTCgacaattatcaaattaaacaaaaatttatgcGAATTGCgcacaaaaatattcaaaagtaaTCTCCAGTTCATTTTAGATTTAACTTTAAACCGTTCGAGAATCGTGTGGTAAGATCAATAATAAGACGcactgaaatgttttttaaatacatgtatgactaaTGAAATTTTGACTGATAAGAAATTTTACTtcctcttttaatatttttgttatcattaTAAACGTTCCCAAAACCCTATCTACCCAGACTTGCTGAATCAATTGACCAGACATGTTAGTTCTGTGCTTACTCTGTTTGGCGATTTCACTCATAAATTCAGAGGTGTCAAACTTTACACATGGAGATCCGAGAGTATGTTACGATGGAAAAGGAGAAAAGCCTTTTATGTTTGAAGTTCTGCCTGGGTTTGGTTGGGATAATCTCGTCAACGAAAATCGAGGTGTTGTTGTgaatttcaattattcaaaatgcaAGACAACAGAAGACAGGCGCTATCTCCTTCCAGATGGGGTCATCACCATTCCTATCAAGACGAGTCAAATGAACGTTTTTTCCAAGCTCTATGACCACTGGTCTCAATATGAATCAGATACAGCAAATTCGATCAACATTGGTGCTTCGGGAAGCATAGAGGGAGTTAACATTGCTGCAAGCTTTTCTTCCGAATATGAACACATAAAAAAACATCAGTTGGAAGATAAGTCGTTCACGACCAAAGTTCAGGCGAGGTTTCTCCGATACACAGCCAAAGTTCTTCCAGATGTACAGCTTGACCAGTCTTTCCGTAATCGTCTGCTAAGAATCGCAGGACATATTCAACAGAACCGGAAGTTGTCTACCAAGTACGAGAGCGAACTGCTGGTCCGTGATTTCGGTACACACGTTCTAACCAGTGTCGACGCCGGGGCTTCCATTGTCAAAGTGGATCAAGTCGACTCTTCCTTACTTAAAGATACTACAACAGACAGAGTAAAAATTGGGTTTTCAGCAAGCATTTCCCTTCCTGGTATAGCTAGTGCAAGCATCAAAGATCAATATTCAAACACAAAAACGGAACTTGAGAAGTACATGAAAAGTGTCAAGAATTCGGACATTAGAACCTATGGGGGACCACCAATGAATCCGGAAAATTTCACGCTCAGCAAATGGACAACTACCATTGGGAATGATTTGGTTGCTGTTGACAGGAATGGATTTCCACTTGACTACGTTATATCCACGACAACATTACCTGAGCTATCTGAGAGTCTGGTAGAAGAGGTGGTTCAGAGTGTTCGACAGGCGATCTCGTCATATTTTAAACACAACACGTATCCAGGATGTACGAACCCTGATGCACCTAACTTTAGTAAAATCTCAAATTTGGACGACGGTTCATGCCATGCGCCATTTACTAATCTGAGCTTTGGGGGAGTTTATCAAGAGTGCCTCTTCCAAGGTAAACTTGTCAATGATGAAAACTTGTGTGACAAACTTGCGACGAAGAATCCGCAAACACAGGATTTTTCGTGCCCAGACGGATTTGAAAATGTTCTTCTTTACAAAGGAACAACGCATAAAGTTCAGCAACAGCACCAATGTCACAGATGCTGGATCTTCTTCAATTGTTGCCATGATCAACCATTTAATGCTTCAGCAACGTACACATCGTACTGGTGTGGAGCAAAGCCAAACTCTGAAGTGCATGGGGATAGTGGATATCTGTTTGGGGGGCTGTATTCGGACAGAACCAATAACTTTGTCACGCAATCAAAATCATGTCCACAGTATTTTAATTCTTTGCTGATTGCTTCAAATGTCAGAATTTGCATAAGTGATGATTACGAACTTGGTGCAAAGTTTGCGGTGCCTTTTGGCGGGTTCTATAGTTGCCAACACGGCAATCCTCTGGTTGATGGCAAATTCAGCGCAGTGTGTCCTCAGGGATTCAGTAACCACTTAGCAACAATACAAAAGGATTGTGAAATTCAGTATTGCGTGCGGACTGGTCAACTTTCTGGTTTAAAATTCCCAACCGTTCATATACCACCATTTTCTGACGTCCCAGCAGAAAGTATAAAAGAACCGGCTCATTTCATTATTTCTCATAACTCTGAAAATTGGGTTCAACTTGTTGATCCTAAAATGAAAGGTAAAACACCAGAAGAGTCAACATGGACAACACTAAACTCGGCACCAAAAGAAATGGaaactttaatgaaaaaattctctaaaaataATGTGGTCAATTTTAACGAAGAGTCAGGAATGTCAAAAGGCGCAATTGCAGGTTTGTCCGTTGGTTTGACGACTGCCGTCTGTGTGATCGTCGGTATAGCCATTGCCATGCGACGAAATcgcaaacaaaaacaagaatatAACAGAACTGGTTAAGCCTCAGTTTAGTTTAAACTCTGTTTTGAGGGCAACAAATGCAAAAAATGCATGTTGAATATATTTGTCATTGTGTACGTAGCTAAGTGATATACACGTTAatcaatgaataattaaaatatattgatattctTGGGACTTCCTAATTTCTTTTTAGAACCTTCAAGAGTAACatcccattttttttaaagtttaacctaattatacatgtaacattttttcaaatacCCAGACTTGGTCGTTTTAGCTATCACTTAAGTGTATGGTTTTTTTATTAGTAAATGGAGTTGATCTAAATAGATAATTAAACATCTGTCAAATACCAGAAGATGctataaatcataaataaatcaaaGCAGATATAGTAAACGCAATGaagttattgattttaaaatgatctAATCTCGATCCACGTGAAATATACCAGATATGATGAGTTCAAGTAGCTTTAATATTACCAAGTGACAAAAGCATGTTCACCGATAAAACGTGATAGATGGTTTCAAACATTCGTAGGAGATAGAGGCTTTTTAAAAACCAGCAGGTACTAAGTTGATTGGAATTTTATTGCGTCCAGATTTACTGGTTTGCATGAGGGTAATGCGTTTACGGTTTTTCATGATGGTAATATTCAGTGCCTTCAGTTCGCCCGGGCGGAACTTTTTCTGTCAGTTGAATATGTAACACTTGATAAAGATGATAGATTGCCATAATTTATTTAGTATTCTGTTTCAAGATGATTATTGATTGATTTAGTTACTGTAGTGTTCTGCTTCAGTCATGCTGCTGAAAAAATCCCTTAGTATATTtcttcttgattgcttttttaCATCAGAAATCTATATAGTTTTGGCCTGTTTCTTGGAAACTTAGCTATGTATATACCAAATCCAAAACGAAGTAAACGTTCTTAGACGAAAtgatgaaaatgtataaaaaacttcttttttcaAAGAAGTTCTTCAACATATTGAGTTCTTTGGATGGAATTTCATGAATATGTTCAGATTCATGACTTTTTTTCACAATCAATGCCagttcttattttttaagtgtttttgttTTGCTGGCTTTTCACGTGTGTTGAGGTTTCATTTTCAGAGAAACATTTTCtagtttcaaaattttcacaattcTGCACCGCAATATACCTATTGGGCcagaattcttaaaaaaaaattgcctatAGTGTATATGAatcatgtaacaattttttctGACTTAAAATGTACCTCCCTTTTCTGAAAGAACATTTGGCGCTTTATCTTGAAGGAATGAAGTCAATATTggattgaaatttaattgttacAACATGTGCATGAAATGATTTACTGATAACTGTTTAACAAAATTATAGTTTCATATGTTAAATCAATTGAGAATTACAAACGTTGAGGGTTAAGCGGGGCCTTGACGACAAGGCTCTTGTCTCATATACTATTCTCATAGTAAATATACTATTCTCATAGTAAAAAGCATTTGTATCAGGGCTCATTGATTGCAAAGTTACTATATAAAATATAGTGAATGTTTTGTTTACACTTCATAAATGTTTATTCGTTTCTTAAACCGAGAGGTCAAAAATGGTAAGCATAATTCACTCTTTAGCTTAAGTATCACAACATGCACCTCCATTGGGTGTGGGCTGTTCGAATTCATTTGAGACCTatagtgttttgcttttttttaaacaataaaatgcttttcttAAGTGAGTCATGCGTTAGTAAGGTAagttattttttctgcaatgatcgctgcCTTCATAATCCGCATGAATCTAACCGAATGcatttttttggtttatatttagggtcttccgtcttcagcggaagaccctactattattctcttgtttctttttcacttttcttattattctttttattctttttttgtcttacaaattttgtgcaggcgatttctcgaagatggctcattcttatttttcaaattttaagggTTGATGTGTCGgtatctgaagtttgtaccgccgTTTCAATTTTTGGtaatcacttccggtcggaagttatcgtccgtttacgaatTTTAAAAGTCGATTTTGTCGGCTAGAGATCCAAAAAACGAATAAAGAcatagggctgaaattttcagtgaagaTAGATATCCACTTAACCTGTTGCAACATGGTCATAAAatcgtccgccgtcacttccggtcgtcaccggaaggaaagataaaaaatcgtttttttcaattttttgctttatatatatttttcaaacggGTTGATAGAGactcttttactgattaagaatatgtaatttttttttaaatcgattGATGCGTTCCcgagatattaagcatcaaattcctgaagcgagagtccgattAGCTCAGTCGTTACAGTTTTGGacatgtgcccaggcgacctGGCCCTGatgttataaaactttcttgagtacgatatcgtactccaaatcgtactccgtGCTCCAAACCGTACTCGTACTCAAGGTATCGAGGTTATAAACTTTTTCATACTCATACTCGTACTCCGGCTGAGTACAAAACGGCGATTTTCTGAGTAAGCTATGAAGCTTTCTCAAAGTCGTACTCAAGACATTTAGTCTAAATAAAATGCAgtgcaaacatataatattgttcatattgtaACGTTGCTGTATTATACGCTATAATgtaatcatatttacatgtatatgaattaaaatggaaagaTTTTACCATTAATTACATAGATATAATGGAGGTGAATTTAAGAGTAAGGGCGAACTGCAAccaagattatcaaaataacttttagatagtttgcttcattaattaatgtacatatacatgtaaatctacgTACAAAATACTACCGTTGAATAGCTCGACTTTTTAAGAACTCTGTTTTTAGTCAAATACTACCCATACAccccatcatttaaaacaaagaaatcaatgtacatgtatcgttattaatcaatttcaatcagATGTACTTGCTGGGTCCCTTTTTTGATTACAGTGAAAATGTAGGTTAGTTCTAAACATTAACAAAGGATGGGGGATGCGAAAAAGTCTGAAACTTTCTATTACTtacttattaatcaattatcatttatgttgcatgccacaaaacttggaaagggaaacattttatagaataagcGGTAAATCAGTGGCGGAGTAAAGGAGGTCGCACccagccccctccccccccccccccccccccctcagccctaaaaaaattgtccaaataaagttaaatcatactccttctggcaaagaaaatgcacaacttgcaagtcttaattatctttttttttaacttggggGATTTCTCTACATTAGACTGATTTCAATGGTGCAATAGGAAGAAAATGCCTGTGTTCAATGGTGTAACTAAACCCTCccagaaaaaaatgtatgtaatcgATAAAATAGCTTCTTCGCATTTTCATGTGAGAGATGTTTTTCTATATAGCTTAGCTGTGGAAATATTCATCtcttaaactattttatttcattagcaAGTAACTATCTAGATAATTtatatagttatttttttttatctaaagtaaccaaatatttatgtcaaatgcattaaaattaacacatgtatttcgaattttaaagatgaataggaaaaggcttgctcaaaaatatcaaatgacgttacataagattaaaaatgacacagtaCGTGTATATGTAAattctaaacacacattttcaagcCTTGACCAAGTGAGAAAAACTTAAACCATcaataaaaccccacaaaaagggTTACAGCAACATTAGTACACAGTTTCCTTGAACACGTTGTTTCGGTTTAACATGGCCCTCATAGTgggaatttcaaaaatatttcaattagtgaattttcttaaactttcgtgcacattcccaaaaatattgaaatgagaaactttacgtgtgtccttggcttttggcatatgttcattgatgcaattccaaccccaacccccaccccaccccaccccaccccttcaagatattagatgtttttttctcacaagaattAAGGCAAGTATagtatgttgcaattaaattggaatacccCTATACTTTCTTTAGTGTATACTTTCTGAGTGTGAAAATAAACGGATCTTctcagtatttttgtgattttcccaagtacatgtatatatgtatatgtgtgtatatgtttctatttttgaattaaacgCTTCCTGTTTTTCCTAATACAGGAACTGTTCACTAAATATCTTAAAAGATATCCACTTGGGGGCAGTGACTTTCCAGTTTTGTATTGGCGTCGTTTCTGACCTTTTCCTgacatttaaaatatcaaaatcgttaaaaagccAGGAAATTTAAGGATATATCGAACtaaattctatgttgaaatactctcttcatatcagtgtaaattcttacttcttccttttatattcatatcgttccttacaatactagatacgatctcgttacgagtaacgaggaggtcttccgttcaatttttcaaacgataccattaaaatatcaatgaaatttcagaatttccactcacatttcacatacagcacattaaagatttaatgttttaatcccctaaaaatccctaattacgtaataaatgggcgtgataataatttttactaatagatattggtacgatcaacaactttgcttctataaagcattacaaaatctttatcgtttttaagttattcgtaatagagtttaagagtgccctggcccctgaataaaggggccagcccctttttcttgatttctttgaaaaggtcttaagaatactaacaatgtttgttcttacacctatttaaaattgttgatcatttttgagatacaaatgcttgaatattttaggggccagccctctagatccttaa
This genomic window from Crassostrea angulata isolate pt1a10 chromosome 8, ASM2561291v2, whole genome shotgun sequence contains:
- the LOC128158513 gene encoding macrophage-expressed gene 1 protein-like; amino-acid sequence: MLVLCLLCLAISLINSEVSNFTHGDPRVCYDGKGEKPFMFEVLPGFGWDNLVNENRGVVVNFNYSKCKTTEDRRYLLPDGVITIPIKTSQMNVFSKLYDHWSQYESDTANSINIGASGSIEGVNIAASFSSEYEHIKKHQLEDKSFTTKVQARFLRYTAKVLPDVQLDQSFRNRLLRIAGHIQQNRKLSTKYESELLVRDFGTHVLTSVDAGASIVKVDQVDSSLLKDTTTDRVKIGFSASISLPGIASASIKDQYSNTKTELEKYMKSVKNSDIRTYGGPPMNPENFTLSKWTTTIGNDLVAVDRNGFPLDYVISTTTLPELSESLVEEVVQSVRQAISSYFKHNTYPGCTNPDAPNFSKISNLDDGSCHAPFTNLSFGGVYQECLFQGKLVNDENLCDKLATKNPQTQDFSCPDGFENVLLYKGTTHKVQQQHQCHRCWIFFNCCHDQPFNASATYTSYWCGAKPNSEVHGDSGYLFGGLYSDRTNNFVTQSKSCPQYFNSLLIASNVRICISDDYELGAKFAVPFGGFYSCQHGNPLVDGKFSAVCPQGFSNHLATIQKDCEIQYCVRTGQLSGLKFPTVHIPPFSDVPAESIKEPAHFIISHNSENWVQLVDPKMKGKTPEESTWTTLNSAPKEMETLMKKFSKNNVVNFNEESGMSKGAIAGLSVGLTTAVCVIVGIAIAMRRNRKQKQEYNRTG